A genomic stretch from Kwoniella europaea PYCC6329 chromosome 2, complete sequence includes:
- a CDS encoding potassium uptake protein: protein MTSKLVNDSDASIVFDENGHPSIPMNPSGSSQGDDGFVNIRACSISRRRSVLAIEPGLADEDPGLRRPGDYRSAQQFTGWSLAKLSFLSLGVIYGDIGTSPLYVFSSTFVEPPTRQDLVGVLSLVLWSLIFMVTIKYVIIILHADNDGEGGTFSTYSLLSRYLNIAKRDPREASLMEMKRTATVDLEGSGRQLRRGIESSRFIKTSLKVIGVFAVTMVLADGVLTPAQSVLGAIQGIEVAAPSISKSTIIGVTDAILIVLYLIQPLGISKISMVFAPIIAVWFAFNAVFGIYNLVKYDATVFKAFYPYYAFDYLIRHKEEGWRHLGGVLLAFTGVEALFADLGAFSRKAIQLSWLGYVLPCLVLGYVGQAAFISAHPEAYSNPFFNAAPPGTLYPALVIAILAAIVASQAIITASFQLLAQVMKFSYFPQLKVVHTSKIYHGQLYVPLANWLLMIGTVLVASIYNNTTSLGNAYGVCVMFVTFFDTLMVTLVSIFVWRFNPFLVAFPWMIFTLLDATFLSSALTKVPDGAWFTLTLAAALACVFLLWRFGKERQWLAEAKDRFPTSHFIARSSDGHLRLTDAYSGVPLSTIQGLGIFFDKAGETTPIVFSQFVTKLTSIPEAIVFFHLRPLDRPTVSPGDRYTVSRLGIPNCYRLVVRYGFNDEVVTPDLAIIIFKQIRSFLIKQTTDNSNAVPSSNLTSSKDDQQIKDEIARLDRALAYKVLFITGKGQMKIGHNGNWLRKLLLWAFLWIRDNTRNRIASLQLPVEEIVEVGFLKEI from the exons ATGACCTCAAAGCTAGTCAACGACAGCGATGCTAGTATCGTTTTCGATGAGAATGGCCATCCATCAATACCTATGAATCCCTCGGGTAGCAGTCAAGGCGACGATGGGTTTGTTAATATACGCGCTTGCTCCATTTCAAGAAGACGATCGGTTCTAGCCATTGAGCCTGGTTTAGCAGACGAAGACCCCGGTTTGAGACGACCTGGTGATTACCGTTCGGCCCAA CAATTTACCGGATGGTCGCTTGCAAAGTTATCGTTTCTGTCGCTGGGGGTCATCTACGGTGACATCGGTACCAGTCCTCTTTACGTGTTTTCGTCAACATTCGTTGAACCACCTACCCGCCAAGACCTAGTTGGAGTGTTGTCGTTAGTACTCTGGTCACTCATCTTTATGGTTACCATTAAATACGTGATTATTATCCTTCACGCAGACAacgatggagaaggagggacTTTTAGCACTTATTCACTGCTATCTCGATAT CTCAATATCGCTAAACGCGATCCTCGAGAGGCGTCCCTAATGGAAATGAAGAGGACGGCGACTGTCGATCTCGAAGGTTCTGGTAGACAACTGCGCCGAGGAATCGAGTCTAGTAGATTCATCAAAACGTCCTTGAAAGTCATTGGGGTGTTCGCTGTTACCATGGTCCTTGCCGATGGAGTCTTAACACCAGCTCAGTCAGTACTTGGAGCCATTCAGGGAATTGAAGTCGCTGCGCCGTCAATCTCAAAAAGCACCATTATCGGAGTCACGGACGCCATTCTTATCGTGCTCTACCTCATTCAACCCTTGGGCATCTCCAAAATATCCATGGTTTTCGCTCCGATAATCGCTGTCTGGTTCGCTTTCAATGCCGTCTTCGGGATTTATAATCTCGTCAAATACGATGCCACTGTTTTCAAGGCGTTTTATCCTTACTACGCCTTCGACTATCTCATCCGtcacaaagaagaagggtggaGACACCTGGGTGGTGTTCTCCTGGCATTTACTGGTGTAGAAGCACTTTTTGCGGACTTGGGAGCATTTAGTCGAAAAGCTATACAGCTCAGCTGGCTTGGATATGTGCTCCCTTGCCTGGTTCTAGGTTACGTTGGTCAAGCAGCTTTCATTAGTGCTCACCCCGAAGCTTACTCGAATCCATTCTTCAACGCTGCCCCTCCAGGAACACTTTATCCTGCTCTTGTCATTGCCATCCTCGCTGCCATCGTAGCGTCACAAGCGATTATCACCGCGAGTTTCCAATTGTTGGCTCAGGTGATGAAATTCTCTTATTTCCCCCAACTGAAGGTCGTCCACACGTCTAAAATCTATCACGGCCAACTCTATGTTCCTCTAGCCAattggttgttgatgataggCACAGTGCTCGTAGCGTCGATATACAACAATACGACTAGCTTGGGCAACGCCTATGGTGTTTGTGTGATGTTCGTCACCTTTTTCGACACCCTTATGGTGACCTTGGTGTCCATCTTTGTATGGCGATTCAATCCATTTCTCGTTGCCTTCCCTTGGATGATTTTTACTCTTCTCGACGCAACTTTCTTATCCTCGGCTCTCACCAAAGTCCCCGATGGAGCCTGGTTCACATTGACTCTCGCCGCTGCCTTGGCTTGCGTTTTCCTGCTATGGAGGTTTGGAAAAGAACGACAATGGCTTGCTGAGGCCAAAGACCGTTTCCCAACCTCCCATTTCATCGCCAGGTCGTCGGATGGACATTTACGATTAACCGATGCGTATTCCGGTGTCCCGCTCAGTACAATCCAAGGTCTCGGAATCTTTTTCGATAAAGCTGGAGAGACAACACCAATTGTCTTCAGTCAATTTGTTACCAAATTGACATCGATACCCGAAGCGATCGtcttctttcaccttcggCCACTTGACCGGCCAACAGTCTCACCAGGGGATCGCTATACCGTATCTCGTCTGGGGATTCCAAATTGCTATCGGTTAGTCGTGCGATACGGCTTCAACGACGAAGTTGTCACACCTGACTTGGccatcatcatattcaagCAGATCCGCTCATTCCTGATTAAACAGACTACGGATAATAGTAACG CCGTTCCCAGTTCGAACTTGACATCAAGCAAAGACGATCAacagatcaaagatgagatcgcGCGTCTTGATCGCGCATTAGCATACAAAGTGTTGTTCATCACAGGCAAAGGGCAAATGAAAATTGGGCACAATGGGAACTGGCTGAGGAAGCTGCTGCTATGGGCGTTCTTGTGGATTAGAGACAATACCAGGAATCGGATTGCCAGTCTTCAGCTGCCGGTTGAAGAGATCGTTGAGGTTGGCTTCTTAAAGGAGATTTGA